One window from the genome of Dehalococcoidia bacterium encodes:
- a CDS encoding RNA polymerase subunit sigma-70: protein MENDTLAAARAGDERAFAALTLPLHSELHVHCYRMLGSLDDADDALQETLLRAWRQIAHFEPRAPLRAWLYRIATNVCLTALARRARRSEVFAADVEEDAVRLTPYPDRLLDESGSDWAGPEAVIEQRESVELAFVAAVQLLPPRQRATLLLRDVIGYPAAEVATMLVSSVASVNSALQRARTTLERERSAGRVTRSHTWAGTAFERALVRRLTDAWHAADVPAIVALLTEDAVFSMPPQPDRYVGRAAIGAFLASVPAGGRLDRYRLVATRANRQPALATYRRDGDTGVFRAHGMLVLALQGEAIASMVGFVNPALFAAFDLPAAIEG, encoded by the coding sequence ATGGAGAACGACACTCTGGCCGCGGCCCGGGCAGGCGACGAGCGCGCCTTCGCCGCGCTGACGTTGCCGCTGCACTCCGAGCTGCACGTGCACTGCTACCGCATGCTCGGCTCGCTGGACGACGCCGACGACGCGCTCCAGGAAACGCTGCTGCGGGCCTGGCGCCAGATCGCTCACTTTGAACCGCGCGCCCCGCTGCGCGCCTGGCTCTACCGCATCGCCACCAATGTCTGCCTGACCGCGCTGGCGCGCCGCGCACGCCGAAGTGAGGTTTTCGCGGCAGACGTGGAGGAGGACGCCGTGCGACTGACGCCCTACCCGGATCGCCTGCTGGATGAGTCTGGGTCCGATTGGGCGGGGCCGGAGGCGGTGATCGAGCAGCGGGAGAGCGTCGAACTCGCCTTCGTCGCCGCGGTGCAACTGCTGCCGCCGCGGCAGCGAGCAACCCTGCTGCTGCGCGACGTGATCGGCTATCCGGCAGCCGAGGTCGCCACGATGCTGGTGAGCAGCGTGGCAAGCGTTAACAGCGCCTTGCAGCGGGCGCGCACCACGCTGGAACGCGAACGGTCGGCCGGGCGCGTTACCCGCAGCCACACCTGGGCAGGCACCGCGTTCGAGCGGGCCCTTGTCCGCCGTCTGACCGACGCCTGGCATGCCGCCGACGTGCCGGCAATCGTCGCGCTGCTCACCGAGGATGCCGTCTTCTCGATGCCGCCGCAGCCGGATCGCTACGTCGGCCGCGCCGCGATTGGCGCCTTCCTGGCCAGCGTGCCGGCCGGCGGTAGGCTCGATCGGTACCGACTGGTAGCGACCCGCGCGAACCGCCAGCCAGCGCTGGCCACCTATCGTCGAGATGGCGACACCGGTGTCTTCCGCGCCCACGGCATGCTCGTGTTGGCGCTCCAGGGCGAGGCGATCGCCTCGATGGTGGGGTTTGTGAACCCTGCTCTGTTCGCTGCCTTCGATCTGCCGGCTGCGATCGAAGGTTGA